DNA from Leptospira harrisiae:
GCAAAAATTGTAATCTCGGGTAACAAAGGTTTGGAAGTAAACCTAGAAGGGTTACAAAAAAGTTTTTCTCGCCTCGACGAACTTTGTTTTGGTGAAACGGGAGCATCCTTTGTGATCAGTTTCCTTGCGAAAGACGAAGAAAAAGTCAAAGAAAAATATACGAAAGCAGGACTAGGTTTTACAACTTTAGGTAAATCCAATTCTAAATCGGCTCTTTCTGTCAAAGGAAATGGATTCCAATGGGAATGGACTGCAAAGTCCTTAGAAACAGAATTTGAATCTGGTCTAAAAACCTATTTCGAATAGACAAATCTATTTTTTTTTAGAGGATAGGCCGAATGCGCCTATCCTTCTATTCCTTTGTTTTATTATTACTTTGTATCCAATGTACAAGTATCGCCAAACGGCAAGAATATGAAGATTCCCTTCGTGCTTACAAAAAAGCAAATTTAGAAAAGGCTATTGATTACCTTCCCACAGAAGAAAAGAAAGGTTTTATTGCTGTTCTCGAAAAAGCACACTTAGGATTTTTAAAAGGGGAAACAAACTACAAAACCTTAGAAAAAATTGCAGAAGAAAGTAAGGAACGCCTTCGTTTCAGTGCCTCAAGATCCCTAAAATCTTTTTTTTATCTGGAAACTGAGGAAGGATACTACGCTTCTGAAGCAGAAATTATTTACCTTCACATCCTCCTTGGTTTGTATTATGTAAGAGCAGGAGAAATTGATAAGGGAAAAATCCAAGCACGTTTCGCCGGGAACTTACTCAGTGGAGAATGGAGTGCGGAAGGTCAATTTGATGACCCCACCTTACGTCTATTACTTGCTTCGCTTTGGCTCTCCACAGGTTCCATTGATGAGGCAAAGGTTGATTTCAGAAAAGCGAGCCAACTCAAACCCCATTCTGCCGCTCTTCGCGCAATGGCAAATGAAAGGTACGATAAAAACGAAGAATTCATTTTGATTTTTGGTGGCCCTGGTGCGGAGCCAGAAATGGACCCATCCGTAAACCTAAACTTCATTCGAGGCCTAAGAAACCTCAAATTCCGCCAAACAGGAAAACAATCCCCTCTCACAATCGTCGATGGTGTTCAAAAAACAAGTCTCGTTTTAGAAAAAGATACTCTGAGTTGGTACGAACGCCACCTAACTCGTGATAATGAAATCTCAGAACTCATCCAAGATTCGAGATACTTTCAGCTTGTTTCTGCCAGTGCCTTAAAAGAAGGAACCAAGGGAACGGTGAAAGTCACAGGTGCCATCCTTGCAAGTGCTACCATTGTTGCCCTTGGTGCTGGTGTTGTGTATGCTGGTGTCAAAGTGAACTCTGGAGAATTGAGTGGGCTCGGGGTTGCCACTATGTATGCGGGTTTCAAACTCGGTGCAGAGTGGATTGAAACTTCTTACGATGATGCGAGAAGGAATATGAGAAAAGATTTAGATGTCTCCGATGAATATCGTTATGTTCGTTTTTTTCCAGAATATGTTTGGATAGGAAAGTCAAAGTCAGCTCTAATTTCACCAAAACTCCAGATGAATCCTGAAACCTTACCTTATACGTTAAGTCCCGCTATGGGAAAAGTAAAAGTTCGGTTTGGTTTTTTCCCTGACAATCAAAGGCCATAACCTTCCACTCTACTTTTTTTTAAAAAGTTGGTTTGTTCCGACCAAACAATTTGATTGGTTTCCAAACTCACAAGAAAAAGTGTCACAGTGATGTATTGGATGCGAGACCCGGATTCGAAATTCACCACTTCATTAATTTCACCTTTGATTTTATGGGAAGGTGATTTAAACTTTCCTACCGCCAAACGAGAATCAGCTGAAACCATTCCCGTTTTCCCAAATGCCATTTCAGCGGTTGCCTCTTCACGGATGGAAGTATCTACAAACGGCACCTTATCTTTTGTTAGTTGGTTTAAAATTTCGTTGCTGATAAGTTTTGTATCAATATGTTCTGATGTGGAATTTTGGATTGCCTTCCATTCCAAATACCCGGTCTTCAAATCGGACTTATAATATGTAGATAAGGAATGGCTCATACTGCGAGCTGTTTCTTTGACTTCCAATACTCCCCATTGTTTGGTCGCCTTTGCTTTGTCTATTTTTTGATAGGAAACACTAGAGCAACTAACAAATAAAAACGAGACAAAAATGGAAAAAAATAAAATGCGCATTGGGGAGAGTTTGGTGGGGGATCGGGAGTTTGGCAAGAAAGATTGTGCGAATATAGTATCCCCGCCCGACTTTGGGTGGGGAACTAGACCCGCCACCCAATGGTTCACACTTACCACGAGTGGCCAAAACTTGCCACTTCGATTCGACATCTCAAAAAAAAAATGATTCAAAAAGTTCATACTTTGGATCATTTTTTTTTGTTTTGGGCGCCTCCACTCTGTTAGTGGAGATGACTCTTTGCAAAAAGGACCGGGTCATTCCGGGGTCCGCATTCGCTCCCGTCTGCCAAAGGCAGACCAAGCCCTCCATACCCCTGGCGTAAAAGATCCCCTCGCATTTTAAAAATTGTCAACTTTCACCTCAAATATTGTCTTGAATCTTTCCTCTCGTTTGCGAAACTTCTGGATTAAATCATGGGTAAATTTTTAATTCGTTTCAGCCTTTTTCTCGTCCTCCTCGCCATTCTATTTGCGGGTTACACTTGGCTCACTCTCCGGTGGAGTTACTCTGAGGGAGACCGTGCCGGATACATTCAAAAACTTTCCAAAAAAGGTTGGGTTTGCAAAACTTGGGAAGGGGAAATGGCCCTTGTCACAATGCCAGGAACGATGACAGAAAAGTTCTTCTTCAGTGTTCGAGATGAAGCCATTGCGGAACAACTGAATGGTTCCATTGGCAAACGAGTTGTTTTAGAATACGAAGAACATGTTGGAGTTCCCTTCAGCTGTTTTGCGGAAACTAGTTACTTTGTGACCGGAATCAAAACGGTCCAAGAAGTTCCTCCTCTCTAAGTTCTGGTTCTTTTTTCTCTAGAGGCCCCAAAAGCCTCTAGAGATGCACGATTGTCATTGAATGCCATATTCTACCATTTCAATGCCCATTTCATTCTTTTATCAATTCTGATTTTCAATCACTCTTTTCATTTTTGTTCCCAACCGATATCAGATCCATTCGGATAGAAGAGCGAATCGGGTGCTCTTTTTTAGTAAAAAAGGTAAGTGACTTACTTTTTCAAGCAGATGAAAAAAGAAACCCATTTACAAATTACACTTTACATATTTTTACTATACATATAAATAGTAAACATGGATCTCACGGAACAATCTCAAGTTTCAACCAATGTCTACGAACCCATTCAGAATTGGAACCAGAGAGATTTAGGTTTACTGACCGGAGAAAGAGGGATGTACCGGCTTGCTCATTTTTGGCAATATGCCCTGGTTTGTTCTGGGTTCCAAGTTTTCAACCTAGACTGTGCCATTCGGTTTAATCCCTTCACCATTGCTGAAGAAACCAGGAAACAAAATTTACAACCAGAACCATTTTTA
Protein-coding regions in this window:
- a CDS encoding penicillin-binding protein activator LpoB — encoded protein: MRILFFSIFVSFLFVSCSSVSYQKIDKAKATKQWGVLEVKETARSMSHSLSTYYKSDLKTGYLEWKAIQNSTSEHIDTKLISNEILNQLTKDKVPFVDTSIREEATAEMAFGKTGMVSADSRLAVGKFKSPSHKIKGEINEVVNFESGSRIQYITVTLFLVSLETNQIVWSEQTNFLKKSRVEGYGL